One Desulfovibrio aminophilus DSM 12254 DNA segment encodes these proteins:
- a CDS encoding sensor histidine kinase, translated as MRTERLPTHFAPAERADRETIRKQARAFMDTHCDALMHAVPIMLLVINGQRQAIFANATCLNLFRLQLEDALGLRPGDLFGCVHSRETEGGCGTTEYCTNCGAVRAMLSGLAGTRAHQQCRMLRQSEGRTEALELDVTVDPYELCGEQFAVLSIKDVSDEARRRVLERLFFHDVLNVVGGVRGLAEVLRGEAPENLSRISGILFDSLDYLADEILSQKDLIAAENNELRSRPADLRALEFLLETGDAFAKGPAARGVTVAVAPEARNFALRADPVLLRRVIGNMIKNAMEASRPGQTVLLGCRAEGGEGAFWVHNEAVMPREVRLQIFNRSFSTKGRGRGLGTYSILLITERYLRGRVEFSSREGEGTVFRVVLPLA; from the coding sequence ATGAGAACCGAGAGACTGCCCACCCATTTCGCCCCGGCGGAGCGCGCCGATCGGGAGACGATCCGCAAGCAGGCGCGCGCCTTCATGGACACGCATTGCGACGCGCTCATGCACGCCGTGCCGATCATGCTCCTGGTGATCAACGGCCAGAGGCAGGCCATCTTCGCCAACGCCACCTGCCTGAATCTGTTCCGCCTCCAACTGGAGGACGCCTTGGGGCTGCGCCCCGGCGACTTGTTCGGCTGCGTCCATTCCCGGGAGACCGAAGGCGGATGCGGCACCACGGAATACTGCACCAACTGCGGCGCGGTGCGGGCCATGCTTTCCGGTCTGGCCGGGACGCGGGCCCACCAGCAATGCCGTATGCTGCGTCAGAGCGAGGGCCGCACCGAGGCCCTGGAACTGGACGTCACCGTGGACCCCTACGAGCTGTGCGGAGAGCAGTTCGCGGTGCTTTCCATAAAGGATGTGAGCGACGAGGCCCGGCGGCGGGTGTTGGAACGTCTGTTCTTCCACGACGTGCTCAACGTGGTGGGCGGGGTGCGCGGTCTGGCCGAGGTTCTGCGCGGCGAGGCCCCGGAGAATCTGAGTCGGATTTCCGGCATCCTTTTCGATTCCCTGGACTATCTGGCCGACGAGATCTTGAGCCAGAAGGATCTCATTGCCGCCGAGAACAACGAGTTGCGGTCCCGTCCGGCGGATTTGCGCGCCCTGGAGTTTCTCCTGGAGACGGGTGACGCCTTCGCCAAGGGGCCCGCCGCCAGGGGCGTGACCGTGGCCGTGGCTCCGGAGGCCAGGAATTTCGCTCTGCGTGCTGATCCCGTGCTTCTGCGGCGGGTCATCGGCAACATGATCAAGAACGCCATGGAGGCGTCCCGGCCGGGACAGACCGTGCTCCTGGGGTGTCGGGCCGAGGGCGGCGAGGGCGCCTTCTGGGTGCATAACGAGGCCGTCATGCCCCGCGAGGTGCGCCTGCAGATCTTCAACCGCTCCTTCTCCACCAAGGGTCGGGGGCGGGGCCTGGGCACCTACAGCATCCTGCTCATCACGGAACGCTATCTTCGCGGTCGGGTGGAGTTCTCCTCCCGGGAAGGCGAGGGGACCGTGTTCCGCGTCGTCTTGCCGCTGGCCTGA
- a CDS encoding DUF1786 domain-containing protein: MPGTLILDIGSGTQDVFYHQPGLRLENCPKFVLPTPARAVAARLRALSEAGRHVWLHGRNMGGGFGGALREHLKRGLKAAATRNAAHSLGDDLTRIEGMGVVLSEECPPDHEPLLLTDFDPDFWHRLLDAAGLPWPERITAAAQDHGFHPGGPGSNRRGRFRLWERILLESEGRPEALIFDVPPPEMTRLADLQTSMGGGPVADTGAAAVLGALFDDGLRALSEERGVLVVNVGNGHTVAFLIHQDRILGVYEHHTGMIEAPVLWDHLERFRAGVLDSAEVFGSGGHGCLRLDPPRSAGDFTPTFVLGPRRDLLTPYGVSFPAPGGDMMLAGCFGLLHGLRLRGLED, translated from the coding sequence TTGCCCGGCACGCTCATTCTCGACATCGGCAGCGGCACCCAGGACGTCTTCTATCACCAGCCCGGACTGCGGCTGGAGAACTGCCCCAAGTTCGTGCTTCCGACTCCGGCCCGGGCCGTGGCCGCGCGCCTGCGGGCCCTGTCCGAGGCGGGCCGCCACGTCTGGCTCCACGGCCGGAACATGGGCGGCGGCTTCGGCGGCGCCCTGCGCGAGCACCTCAAGCGCGGCCTGAAGGCGGCCGCCACGCGCAACGCGGCCCATTCCCTGGGCGACGACCTGACCCGCATCGAGGGCATGGGCGTGGTCCTCAGCGAGGAATGCCCCCCGGACCACGAGCCCCTGCTCCTCACGGACTTCGACCCGGACTTCTGGCATCGGCTGCTGGACGCCGCCGGGCTGCCCTGGCCGGAACGGATCACGGCCGCGGCCCAGGACCACGGCTTCCATCCCGGCGGCCCGGGAAGCAACCGCCGGGGGCGCTTCCGGCTCTGGGAGCGCATCCTGCTCGAATCCGAGGGACGGCCCGAGGCCCTGATCTTCGATGTCCCGCCGCCGGAGATGACCCGCCTGGCCGACCTCCAGACGAGCATGGGCGGCGGGCCGGTGGCCGACACCGGCGCGGCCGCCGTGCTCGGAGCCCTGTTCGACGACGGCCTCCGGGCCCTGTCCGAGGAGCGCGGCGTGCTGGTGGTCAACGTGGGCAACGGCCACACCGTGGCCTTCCTGATCCATCAAGACCGCATTCTCGGCGTCTACGAGCACCACACCGGCATGATCGAGGCCCCGGTCCTCTGGGACCACCTGGAACGCTTCCGCGCGGGAGTCCTGGATTCGGCCGAGGTCTTCGGCTCCGGCGGCCACGGCTGCCTGCGGCTGGACCCGCCGCGCTCGGCCGGAGACTTCACGCCCACCTTCGTCCTGGGCCCCCGGCGCGACCTGCTCACTCCCTACGGCGTCAGCTTCCCGGCCCCCGGCGGGGACATGATGTTGGCGGGCTGCTTCGGCCTGCTCCACGGTCTGCGGCTGCGCGGGCTCGAAGACTGA
- a CDS encoding ABC transporter ATP-binding protein, protein MTLELFGIGKRFRLGGEEVVALENVSLSVAPGELAVVVGPSGCGKSTLLNIVAGLERAGTGRAVLNGREITGPGADRGMVFQSYTLFPWLSVRKNVEFGLRMKGMPPAERLERARRYLDLVGLAEFENALPGQLSGGMKQRVAIARVLANRPEMLLMDEPFGALDAQTRLLLQDLLLKVWQKHKTTILFITHDIDEAILLADRIFIMSRRPGRILAELPVDIERPRDHTVTVSPRFTAIKKDIMEMLWKEIAQD, encoded by the coding sequence ATGACCCTGGAACTCTTCGGCATCGGCAAACGCTTCCGCCTGGGCGGCGAGGAGGTGGTCGCCCTGGAGAACGTGAGCCTGAGCGTGGCCCCGGGCGAACTGGCGGTGGTGGTCGGACCCAGCGGCTGCGGCAAGTCCACCCTGCTGAACATCGTGGCCGGGCTGGAACGCGCCGGAACGGGACGCGCCGTGCTCAACGGCCGGGAGATCACCGGCCCGGGCGCGGACCGGGGCATGGTCTTCCAGTCCTACACCCTGTTTCCCTGGCTCTCGGTGCGCAAGAACGTGGAGTTCGGCCTGCGCATGAAGGGCATGCCCCCGGCCGAACGCCTGGAGCGCGCGCGCCGTTATCTCGACCTGGTGGGCCTGGCGGAATTCGAAAACGCCCTGCCCGGACAGCTCTCCGGCGGCATGAAGCAACGCGTGGCCATCGCCCGAGTGCTGGCCAACCGGCCGGAAATGCTGCTCATGGACGAACCCTTCGGGGCCCTGGACGCCCAGACCCGGCTCCTGCTCCAGGATCTGCTGCTCAAGGTCTGGCAGAAGCACAAGACCACGATCCTGTTCATCACCCACGACATCGACGAGGCCATTCTCCTGGCCGACCGCATCTTCATCATGTCCCGCCGCCCGGGGCGCATCCTGGCCGAGCTTCCGGTGGACATCGAGCGTCCCCGCGACCACACGGTCACGGTTTCGCCGCGCTTCACGGCCATCAAGAAGGACATCATGGAGATGCTCTGGAAGGAAATCGCCCAGGACTGA
- a CDS encoding ABC transporter permease, whose product MSRSAPALGRLAGRTGIVAGTFGVLLGIWCAAAYSGAVKDLFLPKPHAVLWAFVEMQREGILWQYAWDSTYRVMVGWALAAAVSIPLGVLVATSRRAGLVLGPLMEFARYLPVVALVPLTLLYFGIGDGQKFAVIFLGTFFQLVLMVADSVAAVPRDLCRAAATLGASRTQTYALVLLPGALPGIMDDLRITVGWAWTYLVVAELVAANSGLGYMILKSQRFLAIDRIFAGLMAIGLLGLATDFAFKRLTRLAVPWSEKAGGR is encoded by the coding sequence ATGAGCCGAAGCGCCCCGGCCCTGGGGCGGCTGGCCGGCCGCACCGGCATCGTGGCGGGAACCTTCGGGGTCCTGCTGGGAATCTGGTGCGCCGCAGCCTACTCCGGGGCGGTCAAGGATCTCTTCCTGCCCAAACCCCACGCGGTGCTCTGGGCCTTCGTGGAAATGCAGCGCGAAGGCATCCTCTGGCAGTACGCCTGGGACAGCACCTACCGGGTCATGGTCGGCTGGGCCCTGGCCGCCGCCGTGTCCATTCCCCTGGGCGTCCTGGTGGCCACCTCGCGCAGGGCCGGGCTGGTCCTGGGCCCGCTCATGGAGTTCGCCCGCTACCTCCCGGTGGTGGCCCTGGTGCCGCTGACGCTGCTCTACTTCGGCATCGGCGACGGCCAGAAGTTCGCGGTCATCTTCCTGGGCACCTTCTTCCAACTCGTGCTCATGGTGGCCGACTCCGTGGCCGCCGTGCCCCGGGATCTCTGCCGCGCCGCCGCCACCTTGGGCGCGAGCCGGACCCAGACCTACGCCCTGGTGCTCCTGCCCGGAGCCCTGCCCGGAATCATGGACGACCTGCGCATCACCGTGGGCTGGGCCTGGACCTACCTCGTGGTGGCCGAACTGGTGGCCGCCAACTCCGGCCTGGGCTACATGATCCTCAAATCCCAGCGCTTCCTGGCCATCGACCGGATCTTCGCCGGGCTCATGGCCATCGGCCTGCTGGGCCTGGCCACGGACTTCGCCTTCAAGCGGCTCACCCGGCTGGCGGTGCCCTGGAGCGAAAAGGCGGGCGGCCGATGA
- a CDS encoding ABC transporter substrate-binding protein: MKRAAQALIVLALVCLAVAPALAGATLKIAHATWVGYGPLYIAKEQGFFQKNGLDVELTVIEDESQYAAAMASGSIDGVGNVLDREVIHFAKGTPEMVVCAMDESAGGDGIVSSGAIKTLADLKGKTVGLDKSTTSYFFFLTALKKAGVAENALTIQEMAASDAGAAFVAEQLDAAVTWEPWLSKSSERKGGHVLVTSKDFPRTIVDVLALRKEAVEKNPGADVALAKSWYEAVAWYKANPDAGNALMAKAMGLKTEEMADMAKGVRFFGKTENVDFFDRKKPGNIFEVAARAGAFWQAKGIISKTLDVDGLISDKAVTEAAR, encoded by the coding sequence ATGAAACGCGCGGCGCAAGCCCTGATCGTCCTGGCCCTTGTCTGTCTGGCGGTCGCTCCCGCCCTGGCGGGCGCGACCCTGAAGATCGCCCACGCCACCTGGGTGGGATACGGCCCCCTGTACATCGCCAAGGAGCAGGGATTCTTCCAGAAAAACGGACTGGACGTGGAGCTGACCGTCATCGAGGACGAGTCGCAGTACGCCGCGGCCATGGCCTCGGGCTCCATCGACGGCGTGGGGAACGTGCTCGACCGCGAGGTCATCCACTTCGCCAAGGGCACACCCGAAATGGTGGTCTGCGCCATGGACGAATCCGCGGGCGGCGACGGCATCGTGTCTTCCGGCGCGATCAAGACCCTGGCAGACCTCAAGGGCAAGACCGTTGGCCTGGACAAATCCACCACCTCCTATTTCTTCTTCCTCACCGCACTGAAAAAGGCGGGGGTGGCCGAGAACGCCCTGACCATCCAGGAGATGGCCGCCAGCGACGCGGGCGCGGCCTTCGTGGCCGAGCAGTTGGACGCGGCCGTGACCTGGGAGCCCTGGCTTTCCAAATCCTCGGAGCGCAAGGGCGGCCACGTGCTGGTGACCAGCAAGGACTTCCCCCGGACCATCGTGGACGTGCTCGCGCTGCGCAAGGAGGCGGTCGAAAAGAACCCCGGCGCCGATGTGGCCCTGGCCAAGTCCTGGTACGAGGCCGTGGCCTGGTACAAGGCCAACCCGGACGCGGGCAACGCCCTCATGGCCAAGGCCATGGGCCTCAAGACCGAGGAGATGGCCGACATGGCCAAAGGTGTGCGCTTCTTCGGCAAGACCGAAAACGTGGACTTCTTCGACCGCAAGAAGCCGGGAAACATCTTCGAGGTGGCGGCCCGCGCCGGAGCCTTCTGGCAGGCCAAGGGCATCATCTCCAAGACCCTGGACGTGGACGGGCTCATCTCGGACAAGGCCGTGACCGAGGCCGCCAGGTAG
- a CDS encoding tRNA-binding protein, whose translation MEQIAFGDFLKVDVRVGLILRAEEFPGARRPAYRLWIDFGPELGVKKSSAQITDIYRSEDLAGRLVLAVVNFPPRQVADFMSEVLVLGVKDAQGRVVLVEPERDAPPGSRLH comes from the coding sequence ATGGAGCAGATCGCGTTCGGCGACTTTCTCAAGGTGGATGTGCGCGTGGGTTTGATTCTGCGCGCCGAGGAGTTCCCCGGGGCCCGTCGGCCCGCCTACCGGCTGTGGATCGACTTCGGCCCGGAATTGGGCGTGAAGAAGTCCAGCGCCCAGATCACGGATATCTACCGATCCGAGGATCTGGCGGGCAGGCTCGTGCTGGCCGTGGTCAACTTCCCGCCCCGCCAGGTGGCGGACTTCATGAGCGAGGTGCTCGTTCTCGGCGTGAAGGACGCCCAGGGCCGGGTGGTCCTCGTGGAGCCGGAGCGCGACGCGCCCCCGGGCAGCCGCCTGCATTGA
- a CDS encoding alpha/beta fold hydrolase, translating into MRLLLVPLALVLLVVGLSYTLFLLANLRSGHLARMRRKPGGAALPIARGLLAALAEQVLLIGTYPLGWLPQRERRAGGPLVLLVHGLYHNRAAWLLFRRRLTRAGYADVRFFSYNSFTRDFEGLRRELSERILDLAAEGDAPVALIGHSLGGLLLRAAVCDERLRGRAACLLTLGAPHRGSALARLAMSGLGRSLRPDTPLMRGLAVLREPSDLPRLALVSPVDNMVLPAENLLPPVGWDVREVAPMSHVAMLYHPEPARLAVEFLEQNLPR; encoded by the coding sequence ATGCGCCTGCTGCTCGTTCCGCTCGCTCTCGTGCTCCTCGTGGTGGGACTGAGCTATACCCTGTTCCTGCTGGCGAACCTGCGCTCCGGCCATCTGGCGAGGATGCGCCGGAAGCCGGGCGGCGCGGCCCTGCCCATCGCGCGCGGCCTGCTCGCCGCCCTGGCCGAGCAGGTTCTGCTCATCGGCACCTATCCCCTGGGATGGCTGCCCCAGCGGGAGCGACGCGCGGGGGGGCCGTTGGTGCTCCTGGTCCACGGCCTGTACCACAACCGCGCGGCCTGGCTTCTTTTTCGCCGCCGCCTGACCCGGGCCGGGTACGCCGACGTCCGGTTCTTTTCCTACAATTCCTTCACCCGGGATTTCGAGGGGCTGCGCCGTGAGCTGAGCGAGCGCATCCTGGACCTCGCCGCCGAGGGCGACGCGCCCGTGGCCCTGATCGGCCACAGCCTGGGCGGTCTGCTCCTGCGGGCGGCGGTCTGCGACGAGCGCCTGCGCGGCCGGGCGGCCTGTCTGTTGACCCTGGGAGCGCCGCACCGGGGCAGCGCCCTGGCCCGACTGGCGATGAGCGGCCTGGGGCGGAGCCTGCGGCCCGATACACCGCTCATGCGTGGACTGGCCGTGCTCCGCGAACCTTCCGATCTGCCTCGCCTGGCCCTGGTGTCGCCGGTGGACAATATGGTCCTGCCCGCCGAAAATCTGCTCCCGCCTGTGGGCTGGGACGTGCGGGAAGTGGCTCCCATGAGCCACGTGGCCATGCTCTACCATCCCGAACCGGCCCGTCTGGCCGTCGAATTCCTGGAACAAAATCTGCCGCGCTAG
- a CDS encoding potassium transporter Kup — MSALALGALGVVFGDIGTSPLYAVRECFHGLHAIALNEANVLGVVSLIFWSLLIVVGVKYVTFILRADNHGEGGIFALLALLPARGTPGDDLGPKIRAAIVLAAVFGSALLYGEGIITPAVSVLSAVEGLSVATTALEPAVLPITCVILLGLFLIQKHGTGRIGSLFGPVMILWFLTLGGLGLLHIVQTPRIVEAINPLHAAHFFRANGLHGMVVLGSVVLCITGCEALYADMGHFGRRAIRLSWNGLVLPALLLNYFGQGALLLASPSAASNPFFLMAPTALLYPLVALATVATIIASQAMISGAFSLTQQAIQLGYCPRMRIVHTSGQERGQIYIPMVNYAIMLGCLGLVLSFQESSRLAGAYGIAVTATMTITSIAYFLVSTGRWRWKPYKAALLVALFLLFDVSFLGTNLLKLADGGWITLTIALCISLLMSTWKRGRAELAAKSRTSRLPIDIFIGDVGTFKPHRVPGTAVFMTLSDQGTPVTLLHHFKHNKVLHETVLLLTVRSANDPTVPESERVEITSLDHGFYRIIARYGFMETPHVPDILRLARERGVSADPAATTFFLGRETILPSGPAHMREWRKRLFAFISRNAGRPTTFFGIPPSRTVELGSMVEL, encoded by the coding sequence ATGAGCGCCCTGGCGCTGGGCGCCCTGGGCGTGGTCTTCGGCGACATCGGCACGAGCCCCCTGTATGCCGTGCGCGAATGCTTCCACGGCCTGCACGCGATCGCGCTCAACGAGGCCAACGTTCTGGGCGTGGTCTCGCTCATCTTCTGGTCCCTGCTCATCGTGGTGGGGGTGAAATACGTGACCTTCATCCTGCGCGCCGACAACCACGGCGAGGGCGGCATCTTCGCCCTCCTGGCCCTGCTCCCGGCGCGCGGCACGCCGGGCGACGATCTGGGGCCCAAGATCCGCGCGGCCATCGTGCTGGCGGCGGTGTTCGGCTCGGCCCTGCTTTACGGCGAGGGCATCATCACCCCGGCCGTGTCCGTGCTCTCGGCCGTGGAGGGCCTCTCCGTGGCCACAACGGCCCTGGAGCCCGCCGTCCTGCCCATCACCTGCGTCATTCTCCTGGGCCTGTTCCTGATCCAGAAGCACGGCACCGGCCGCATCGGCAGCCTGTTCGGCCCGGTCATGATCCTCTGGTTTCTGACCCTCGGGGGGCTCGGGCTGCTGCACATCGTTCAAACCCCGCGCATCGTGGAGGCGATCAACCCCCTGCACGCGGCGCATTTCTTCCGGGCCAACGGCCTGCACGGCATGGTGGTCCTCGGCTCGGTGGTGCTCTGCATCACCGGCTGCGAGGCGCTTTACGCGGACATGGGCCACTTCGGCCGCAGGGCCATCCGCCTGTCCTGGAACGGCCTAGTTCTGCCCGCGCTCCTGCTGAACTACTTCGGCCAGGGGGCGCTGCTTCTGGCCTCGCCCTCGGCCGCGTCGAATCCCTTCTTCCTCATGGCTCCGACGGCCCTGCTCTACCCCCTGGTGGCGCTGGCGACCGTCGCCACGATCATCGCCTCCCAGGCCATGATCTCCGGGGCCTTCTCCCTGACCCAGCAGGCCATCCAGCTGGGCTACTGCCCGCGCATGCGCATCGTGCACACCTCGGGCCAGGAGCGCGGCCAGATATACATTCCCATGGTCAACTACGCGATCATGCTCGGCTGCCTGGGCCTGGTGCTCTCCTTCCAGGAGTCTTCCCGCCTGGCCGGGGCCTACGGCATCGCGGTCACGGCCACCATGACCATCACCTCCATCGCCTACTTTCTCGTGTCCACCGGACGCTGGCGCTGGAAGCCCTACAAGGCCGCGCTGCTGGTGGCCCTGTTTCTGCTCTTCGACGTTTCCTTCCTGGGCACCAACCTGCTCAAGCTGGCCGACGGCGGCTGGATCACCCTGACCATCGCCCTCTGCATCAGCCTGCTCATGAGCACCTGGAAGCGCGGCCGCGCGGAACTGGCGGCCAAGTCCAGGACCAGCCGCCTGCCCATCGACATCTTCATCGGCGACGTGGGCACCTTCAAGCCTCACCGCGTGCCGGGAACGGCCGTGTTCATGACCCTCAGCGACCAGGGCACGCCCGTGACCCTGCTGCACCACTTCAAGCACAACAAGGTTCTGCACGAGACCGTGCTCCTGCTGACCGTGCGCTCGGCCAACGATCCCACGGTGCCGGAGTCCGAACGCGTCGAAATAACATCCCTGGACCACGGGTTCTATCGAATCATCGCCCGATACGGATTCATGGAAACCCCGCATGTGCCGGACATCCTGCGGCTGGCCAGGGAACGGGGCGTCTCGGCCGACCCGGCCGCCACCACCTTCTTCCTCGGCCGGGAGACCATCCTGCCCTCGGGCCCGGCCCACATGCGCGAATGGCGCAAACGCCTGTTCGCCTTCATCTCCCGCAACGCCGGGCGTCCGACCACCTTCTTCGGCATCCCACCCTCGCGCACCGTGGAGCTGGGCTCCATGGTCGAACTCTAG
- a CDS encoding PilZ domain-containing protein, with translation MNAGSDTAPSALRPGDRVFLIVSADPMRDRVDARRTAVLERRPGMLVVGQPDPAVSKSLLGAVLEVAVFPPAPPGESTCSLPLGYNARVLRFFPSYPSGGKGRPMAALGLTPPPDEGWRPTAIRMQARARVTPEDGLGVIVAGREEAELLDVSGGGALLALSGEAAKGKPLNFELTFPDGGRMPLTATIRWTAPDAGREGRSLAGVQFKGLTIQESRFLSRLAQQILSPCQTTLKSPGQNKTVPWPTTFKTHG, from the coding sequence ATGAACGCCGGCAGCGATACCGCGCCCTCGGCCCTGCGCCCCGGCGACCGGGTCTTCCTGATCGTCTCCGCGGATCCCATGCGCGACCGCGTGGACGCCCGCCGCACCGCCGTCCTCGAGCGGCGGCCGGGCATGCTCGTGGTCGGCCAGCCCGATCCGGCGGTCTCAAAATCCCTGCTGGGCGCGGTGCTCGAAGTGGCCGTGTTCCCCCCCGCGCCCCCGGGGGAATCCACCTGCTCCCTGCCCCTAGGCTACAACGCCCGGGTGCTGCGCTTCTTCCCCTCCTATCCGTCCGGCGGCAAGGGCCGCCCCATGGCAGCCCTAGGCCTGACCCCGCCGCCGGACGAGGGCTGGAGGCCGACGGCCATCCGCATGCAAGCCCGGGCCCGGGTGACCCCGGAGGACGGCCTGGGCGTGATCGTGGCCGGACGCGAGGAGGCCGAACTCCTGGACGTCTCGGGCGGTGGGGCCCTGCTCGCCCTGAGTGGAGAGGCCGCCAAGGGCAAGCCCCTGAATTTCGAATTGACCTTCCCGGACGGCGGGCGCATGCCGCTCACGGCCACCATCCGCTGGACCGCGCCCGACGCCGGACGCGAGGGACGGTCCCTGGCCGGGGTGCAGTTCAAAGGTCTGACCATCCAGGAATCCCGATTCCTGTCCCGTCTGGCCCAACAGATCCTCTCACCCTGTCAGACCACCTTGAAAAGCCCCGGGCAAAACAAGACCGTGCCCTGGCCCACGACCTTCAAAACCCATGGATGA
- a CDS encoding flagellar motor protein MotB — MPENKTIIIKKINKVEGGAHGGSWKVAYADFVTAMMAFFLLMWLVNATPQEKKVQLEGYFKEFSLFDKGGKRPMFMEEAGQPIPMRIERGADNKPLPQVAVSDVERAQEEMASGLRKEIEERLSDIKDQVLVDTFEGGVRIQILHKDGHPIFEKGSFSFTPEGQRALEAVAEHIKGLSNKFAVEGHTDSAGYADSRYTNWELSTARASSARLLLEHFGVSSDRLVRVAGYAASQPLIKGNPDDPRNRRISILLYRDDKAAGTGPAGPPPPPEVRIPQTPAPKSALPANVPANAPDTTAKVPANAAKAQGVVPAKP, encoded by the coding sequence ATGCCTGAAAACAAGACCATCATCATCAAGAAGATCAACAAGGTCGAAGGCGGCGCCCACGGCGGCAGCTGGAAGGTGGCCTACGCCGACTTCGTGACCGCCATGATGGCCTTCTTTCTGCTCATGTGGCTCGTCAACGCGACCCCCCAGGAGAAAAAGGTCCAGCTGGAGGGGTATTTCAAGGAATTCAGCCTGTTCGACAAGGGCGGCAAGCGTCCCATGTTCATGGAGGAGGCCGGCCAGCCCATCCCGATGCGGATCGAACGCGGGGCCGACAACAAGCCCCTGCCACAGGTTGCGGTTTCGGACGTGGAGCGCGCCCAGGAGGAGATGGCCAGCGGCCTGCGCAAGGAAATCGAGGAGCGCCTGTCGGACATCAAGGACCAGGTGCTGGTGGACACCTTCGAGGGCGGTGTGCGCATCCAGATCCTGCACAAGGACGGCCACCCCATCTTCGAGAAGGGCAGCTTCTCCTTCACCCCCGAAGGCCAGCGGGCCCTGGAAGCCGTGGCCGAGCACATCAAGGGCCTGTCCAACAAATTCGCCGTCGAGGGACACACCGACTCGGCGGGCTATGCCGACTCCCGCTACACCAACTGGGAGCTGTCCACGGCCCGGGCCTCCTCGGCCCGCCTGCTCCTGGAGCATTTCGGCGTCTCCTCGGACCGGCTCGTGCGCGTGGCGGGCTACGCCGCCAGCCAACCGCTGATCAAGGGCAACCCCGACGACCCGCGCAACCGCCGCATCAGCATTCTGCTCTACCGCGACGACAAGGCCGCCGGAACAGGCCCGGCCGGACCGCCTCCGCCGCCGGAAGTGCGCATTCCCCAAACCCCGGCCCCAAAGTCGGCCCTGCCGGCCAACGTGCCGGCCAACGCGCCCGACACGACCGCCAAGGTTCCGGCCAACGCGGCCAAGGCCCAGGGCGTCGTCCCGGCCAAACCCTGA
- the motA gene encoding flagellar motor stator protein MotA, with amino-acid sequence MFAIIGMVVVLGAVIGGYLMEHGNLSVLFQPAEVVIIGGAALGSLLISAPLKVVIDIFKNLVGVLTGKDPEKKDYVEILMVLYDLLGMARREGVIAIESHVNAPDKSTIFSRFPSVLKNHEVRDFICDNFKTFMAAGMEPHELEALMDIDLESHHAHAMHPPHYLNRTADSLPGLGIVAAVLGIVLTMGKISEPPEVLGHSIGAALVGTFLGILACYGFLGPLAANMENKAKTKDAMLRVVRAAMIAFALGWPPPMALEAARRAIPSGERPSFEEVEEILKQARKQG; translated from the coding sequence ATGTTCGCCATCATCGGAATGGTCGTGGTTCTGGGAGCCGTCATCGGCGGCTATCTCATGGAACACGGCAACCTGAGCGTGCTCTTCCAGCCCGCCGAAGTGGTCATCATCGGCGGCGCGGCGCTCGGATCCCTGCTCATCTCGGCCCCGCTCAAGGTCGTCATCGACATCTTCAAGAACCTGGTGGGCGTCCTCACGGGCAAGGATCCGGAGAAGAAGGACTACGTCGAGATTCTCATGGTCCTCTACGACCTCCTGGGCATGGCCCGACGGGAGGGTGTCATCGCCATCGAATCCCACGTCAACGCCCCGGACAAGAGCACCATCTTCTCCCGTTTCCCGAGCGTGCTCAAGAACCACGAGGTGCGGGACTTCATCTGCGACAACTTCAAGACGTTCATGGCCGCCGGCATGGAGCCGCACGAGTTGGAAGCGCTCATGGACATCGACCTCGAGTCCCACCACGCCCACGCCATGCACCCGCCCCACTACCTGAACCGCACCGCCGACTCCCTGCCGGGTCTCGGCATCGTGGCCGCCGTGCTCGGCATCGTCCTGACCATGGGCAAGATCAGCGAACCGCCCGAGGTGCTGGGCCACAGCATCGGCGCGGCCCTGGTGGGCACCTTCCTGGGCATCCTGGCCTGCTACGGCTTCCTCGGCCCGCTGGCGGCCAACATGGAGAACAAGGCCAAGACCAAGGACGCCATGCTGCGCGTGGTCCGCGCGGCCATGATCGCCTTCGCCCTGGGCTGGCCCCCGCCCATGGCCCTGGAAGCCGCGCGTCGGGCCATCCCCAGCGGAGAACGCCCCTCCTTCGAAGAAGTGGAGGAGATTCTCAAGCAGGCCCGCAAGCAGGGCTGA